From Slackia heliotrinireducens DSM 20476:
CTCCGTCGCACTGCGTCGAAGTTCGTCCGACCTGCAGCTTGAAGAGCATCGGATAGAGAGGCTGCCTCATGAATCTCTTCTTAGGCTCGCATGACGGGCACATGTAGGCGGATTGGTAGTACCCCGCATCGTCAAGCGCGCTGTCGCTGAAACTGTCTGGGTTAATGTTTATTGGCTTGTCGCGAGCGCCGTCTCCGTAGACCCCGTCCCATTTGACCTGAAATCGATGCGATGCCCTGTCTCCAAACATTCGGTCCTCCTTAGAAGCATGGCGCTGTTCTGGCTTGTCAAACAATCACTTCGGCATTCGTATCTTGCGAAAAACGGTGCCAACCAGCCGAATCGCAATGATTACGTTTACAAATAGCATTCTACTAGCAACCCTTACCTGCAGAGATGGTAATTGTAAATTGATGACTATCTCCGATTCGAAAAGATTTGCGCCTACACGCGAAATCGCGTTGTAGCCAATCAAGTAGCTATAGCGCCTATAGAAAAACTCTTCGTGTCCAAATGGCTTCCAGTGGCTTCAGGAGGCTTAAGCCCTTACGCCGCGTTGCGCCGCGTCAAAACCCGCGATATAAGCAACCCCATCGCCGTCCAAGAGGCGGCATTGCATGGCAAGAGAGGCATTCAGGTGCCAACAGGTGTGAACGACGGGGTGCGCAATGGCCGACAACATTATCGAAATGACACGCTCACTGGGACAAACACGGTACACACGATTTGACAAAACCCACGATAATGAAAACCTGGTAGACCAGATTAGCGAGACGGCGGCGATTGGGGATGCTGAAGGTTCGGGGACAGAAGGCAGCGAGGCGTGCGTCAAGCTCCTCAGCGTGGCCGAAGTCGCAGAGCGCCTCCAGGTCTCCCAATCCCTCGTCTACAAGATGATAGAGCGCCGCCAGATCCCCTCGATAAGAATCGGAAGGTGCGTGCGGGTAGACCCTCGCGCGCTCGAAGAGACGCTGCGCAGCCCAGGCTGGGCAAGGTAGGCGGACGGTCATGGAGGGCACCTCTCAGGTTCGCGCCCCTCACGAGGCAGGTCAGGCCGCCTCCGAGAGCTCGATGGCAGGAGAACCAACGAGCAACAGGAGGAGTGAGACGGCGATGACGAACAACAAACACACGACGCCGCAAATTCCGATGAAGGACTTCTACACGGTGCAGGACGTAGCGATTCTGCTGGGCACCGGAGTCAACCGTGTCAGGGAACTTGCGAACAGGAAGGTCGACCCGCTTCCCTTCAGGTGCTTCGCGGGCATAGCGAGGGGCATGTTCATCAACAGGATCGACCTCGCCGACTGGGTCAAGCGCAACACAACGCTCGTGAGCGAGCGGAAGGCCAGGGACCCCGGAAATGGCAAGCGATGACGAGGGCGCCAGGGGCCAGGAGTTCGTCGTGGCGCACCGCTTCATGTGGCGCGACTACGGCCTGTCGGGCGTGACGCTGCTGGTCTACGCGCGCATATACGGCTTCTGCCGCGACGGCGGCGAGTTCTACGAGTCCAGGGCGGCCACGGCCGACTTCCTGGGCACGACGCCGCGCACCGTGACGCGGGCAATCGACGAGCTCCTGGTGGCCGGCGTGATACGTGAAGCGGGGTTCCACGAGACACCCGCTGGCAGGCGGACGAGGTGCTACCGCCTCGCGGAGCCGCGCGGCGATTCCCATGACGATATGTCGGGTGACGAACCGTCGCATGACGAGATGTCACCCGACATCCCGTCACCCCTTCACGGCCTCAACCCTGACGGATCGTCAGGTCTACCCGTGACGGGATGTCACCCAATAAGAAAGGTGGATAACAAATGGTTCTGAAAGGAAAGGCCGGCGACGGGCTCGTGACGCCTGAGGAGGCGCGGGCGGCCGGCCTCTCCTTCGACGACCCGCCCGAGCCTAAGTGCCGGTTCTGCGGCCGAGGGCTAGAGCCTCTTGGCGTCGTGCTGCTCGGGCAGGTGCGCTGGGTCTCCCACGAAGCGTGCGGATGCGAGGGCGAGCTCGCGGAGCAGGCGGAGCGCGAGCGCCGCGAGCGCGAGGAGGCCGAAGCCGCCATGGCGCGCCGCGTGGCCGAATCGGGCATCAAGAAGCGCTTCAGGAGCGCTCAGACCTCCATCCCGGCCGCCGTGTCGTACCTCGGCCGCTTCGGGGACATACAGGGCCGGGGGCTCTACTTCCGCGGGGGCGTCGGGGCGGGAAAGACCACGGCGGCATCCGCCATCGCACGCGCGCTCGTCTACACGGGCTACTCGGTGATCGTCACGACGACGCTGGAGATGCTCGACTCGATCCAGGACACGTACGGGACCGGGTCCAAGAGCGCGGAGGGCGTGGGACGATACGGGCGATGCGACCTCCTCGTGCTCGACGACCTCGGCAAGGAGGGCGCGAACAGCTGGGCGATGACGACGCTCTTCCAGGTGGTGAACCGCCGCTACGAGGAGATGCTGCCCACCATCGTCACCTCGCAGTACGGCATCGAGGAGATCGAGCGCCGCCTCGCCCGCGGCGGCGAGCGCGAGACCGCCGCCGCAATAGCCTCGCGGCTGCGAGAGACGTGCGAGGTCGTCGACCTCGGGAACCGCGACCGCAGACGCCGAGGATAGCGGGTCGGTGGCCCCAAGTGGCCCCAGGTGGCTTGGGCCCCGACGCCGCGAGCAGCGGCCGCGAACTGCGCGTATAAACGCCCCAGCGGGCCGCCGGAGGCGAAAACACGAACCCTGAAACGATGGCCGTCGCGGCCCGCGCAATCCGTTAGACACGAAGGAGGCACGATGCTGCCCGGTTCCAGGGAAACGCTCTTTAGTGCGATCAGGGAGAACCCGTGGATCGCCGAGAAGGCCGACGTGCGCAGGATCCATGAGGCCGTCGGGCCCAAGGGCCTGAAGAAGCTCCTGCACGACCGCTGCGAGACCGGCGACTGCGCCGTGCTCGACGACGTCGCTTTCGCGAAGCAGTCCGCCGGAGAGCTCTGGCTCGCCCTCAAGCGCGACGGCGACACATGGCACGGCTTCGAGTCGATGCCCGCCGCGCGCATCGCCGAGGAGGACCCGGCCCGCTTCGACGCGCTGGTCGAATCCATGAGGTACGCGACCCCCGAGCAGTGCAGGCGCCTCCAGTACAGGCCGCTATCCGACAGGTCGGAGTTCGCGCGCGCCGCCGCCGACCGCGGCGGCGAGGCCAGGTCCCTGCCCGGCGAAGCGCGCTAGGGACCGGGAGGCACAGCCATGGCAAGCGACTTCGGCGACGAGTCCGGCGAGAAGATGCTCGACTCCAACGCGCGCATCGTGGAGAGATGGGGCGAGAGCGCCCTGAGGCGTCGCGCCTGGGAACTCAAGGGCGCCTGCGAGCAGGCGTCGGAGCAGGCGGAAACCGCAGCGAGCGCAATCGAAGTAAGCGACGAGGATCCCGCGCCCGCATGGGCCAGACTCGACATGTCCGAGTTCAAGGACGCGGGCGACTGGGAGGAAACCAGGCCGCGGATCGAGGAGGCGCTCCGCGCGCACCGCATCGAGCCCGTGTGGCTCGACGACGCCGAGGCCGGCCGCACCGAGCTGCTCTTCCGCATCGAGGACGCCAGGCAGGTTTCCGACGCCTTCGACGAGCTGGGAGACAGAATCGGCCGCGATGCCCCGCACCCCATAGATGACCGCCCGCTCGACGAGCGCGCCAGGCAGGCAAGGCAGGCCTCCGAGGCGTTAGAGGCGAACCGCGCCGCGTCACGCGAGCGCGAGATCGGCGAGGTCGCCCGAGAGGTCGGGACGCGATGAGCGCCCGCCCATCCGGCACCGTAGCCGCAACAGTGCTGTCCGTCGCCGCGTTCGCCGCGGCCGACGCGTACGCCGCGTGCCTCATGTCGCTTCCCGGAAACGCCGCCATGAACCTCATGGCCGCGGTGGAGGCCCTCCCCGCATACATAGCCTCACACGGCCTCTCGACCGAGCCCGCCGCGCTGGCCACGGGGCTCGTGGCCGCCTGCGCGGTCTGGGTCGCGTGGGCCTACGCCATCAGCCACGGGCGCGCGGAGAGGAGCGGCGAGGAGCACGGGTCTGCCAGGTGGGGCACCCGCCGCGAGGGGCGCAGGTTCATGGACCTCAAGGACCCCCGGAACAACCTCATACTCACCGAGCACTACGGCATGGCCATGAGCAGGCCCGACCACGACAGGCGCTACGAGCGCAACCGAAACGTGCTCGTCATCGGCGGCTCCGGGTCCGGCAAGACCCGCGGCTACGTGGAGCCCAACATCATGCAGATGAACGCGAGCTACCTCGTCACCGACCCCAAGGGCGAGACTCTGCCCAGGATGGGCCGGATGCTCGAGGCCAACGGCTACGAGGTCGCGTCGTTCAACACCGTCGACTTCTCGGCGTCGATGCACTACAACCCGCTCGCATACATAAAGGACGAGGCCGACATCCTCGAGTTCGTCACCTGCCTCATCGAGAACACCACCTGCGAGGGACGCCAGGCGCAGGACCCGTTCTGGGAGAACGCGGAGCGGCTGCTCTACGTGGCGCTCATCGGCTACCTCGTGTACCACTGCCCGGCGCGGGACCGGTCGCTGTCGGGCCTGGTGACGCTGCTGTCGCTCGCGAAGGCAAAGGAGTCCGATGAGGACTTCAAGAGCCCGCTCGACCTGCTCTTCGAAGAGATCGAGACGGGAGTGCGGCTCGTGGCCGACGACTCGGCCGGCGAGGCGGGCTTCGACCCCGCGAGGCGGGGGTCCTTCTCCCCTAGCGGGGCGGGCGTGAGGCGCGTGAGGGTCGCGGATCCCGTCGACGTCGACTCGGACTTCTGCCTGCTGCACTACAAGATGTTCAAGGACGCCGCCGGCAAGACCCTGAAGTCAATCCTCGTGTCGTGCAACACGCGCATGGAGCCCTTCGCCATCCCGCAGGTGCGCGAGCTCGTCTCCTACGACGAGATGGCGCTCGACCGGCTCGGCGACCCCGGTGCGAAACGCGCCGTCTTCGCCGTGATGTCGGACACCTCCAGCCTCTACTCGTTCCTGTTCGCCATCATGCTCTGGCAGACCATGAACATGCTCTGCGAGCGGGCGCTCAAGGAGTACGGGGGCTCGCTTCCGACGCCGGTGCACCTCGTGCTCGACGAGTTCGCCAACATCGGCAAGCTCCCCGACGTGGAGCGCATGGTGGCGGTCATCCGCAGCCGCAACATCTCGATGTCGGTGATTCTGCAGTCCATGAGCCAGCTCAAGGCCCGCTACGAGGACGACTCCGCGACCATCGTCGACTGCTGCGACACGACGCTCTTCCTGGGAGGCAAGTCCACCGAGACAGTCAAGGAGATCTCCGAGACGGTCGGCAAGGAGACCGTGGGCACCGTCACCTGGAGCGAGAGCCGCGGCGCCATGCCCTCGTCCACCCGCAACTGGAACACCATCGAGCGCGACCTGGTGCAGGGCGCCGAGGTCGCCAAGCTGCCGCGCGACGAGGCCATCGTCCTCATCACCGGCACCGACCCCCTCAAAGACAAGAAGTACGACATCGCATCGCACCCCATGTGGCCGCAGGCGTACCCAGGGCATCCGGGCGCGCTCTTCTCGGAGCCCTACGACTTCGCGGCGCGCCTGCGGGAGATGCGCGAGGGACGTGAAGACGGCGGCGGTGCCGCCTCGGACGCATAGAGAGAAAGGGAACGAATGCTTCAGAACATCATCAGCCTCGTGTCGGGGTGCGTCACCTTCCTAGGCGGCTTCCTCATCGTGTGGGGAGCCGTGAGCCTGGGCCTGGCCATCCGCGAGCAGCAGGGCGGCGCGCAGATCGCGAGCGCCATCTCGACCATCGCGGGCGGCGCGATCATCGTCGCCGCGGCGGTCTACTTCGGCATGCTCGACACCTCCTGGCTCCCGGCGTAAGGGGGCGCGCAGATGCTCAGCGTGACCGTCCACAAGGACATCGGCGAGTACACGGAGAAGGTCGTCGGCAAGCTCTCCGCCCGCACGCTCGCGTGCACGGCCGGGGGGCTCGCCGCCTCGGTCGGCGCCGCCG
This genomic window contains:
- a CDS encoding helix-turn-helix domain-containing protein; its protein translation is MADNIIEMTRSLGQTRYTRFDKTHDNENLVDQISETAAIGDAEGSGTEGSEACVKLLSVAEVAERLQVSQSLVYKMIERRQIPSIRIGRCVRVDPRALEETLRSPGWAR
- a CDS encoding VirD4-like conjugal transfer protein, CD1115 family encodes the protein MSARPSGTVAATVLSVAAFAAADAYAACLMSLPGNAAMNLMAAVEALPAYIASHGLSTEPAALATGLVAACAVWVAWAYAISHGRAERSGEEHGSARWGTRREGRRFMDLKDPRNNLILTEHYGMAMSRPDHDRRYERNRNVLVIGGSGSGKTRGYVEPNIMQMNASYLVTDPKGETLPRMGRMLEANGYEVASFNTVDFSASMHYNPLAYIKDEADILEFVTCLIENTTCEGRQAQDPFWENAERLLYVALIGYLVYHCPARDRSLSGLVTLLSLAKAKESDEDFKSPLDLLFEEIETGVRLVADDSAGEAGFDPARRGSFSPSGAGVRRVRVADPVDVDSDFCLLHYKMFKDAAGKTLKSILVSCNTRMEPFAIPQVRELVSYDEMALDRLGDPGAKRAVFAVMSDTSSLYSFLFAIMLWQTMNMLCERALKEYGGSLPTPVHLVLDEFANIGKLPDVERMVAVIRSRNISMSVILQSMSQLKARYEDDSATIVDCCDTTLFLGGKSTETVKEISETVGKETVGTVTWSESRGAMPSSTRNWNTIERDLVQGAEVAKLPRDEAIVLITGTDPLKDKKYDIASHPMWPQAYPGHPGALFSEPYDFAARLREMREGREDGGGAASDA
- a CDS encoding helix-turn-helix domain-containing protein, whose product is MTNNKHTTPQIPMKDFYTVQDVAILLGTGVNRVRELANRKVDPLPFRCFAGIARGMFINRIDLADWVKRNTTLVSERKARDPGNGKR
- a CDS encoding ATP-binding protein yields the protein MVLKGKAGDGLVTPEEARAAGLSFDDPPEPKCRFCGRGLEPLGVVLLGQVRWVSHEACGCEGELAEQAERERREREEAEAAMARRVAESGIKKRFRSAQTSIPAAVSYLGRFGDIQGRGLYFRGGVGAGKTTAASAIARALVYTGYSVIVTTTLEMLDSIQDTYGTGSKSAEGVGRYGRCDLLVLDDLGKEGANSWAMTTLFQVVNRRYEEMLPTIVTSQYGIEEIERRLARGGERETAAAIASRLRETCEVVDLGNRDRRRRG